In Bacteroidales bacterium, the genomic window AAAGACTGTCCCGGCTATTACCATCATATCCGCTTCACGGGGTGTACCACGGATGACTTCACCTCCGAAGCGTGCCAGGTCATAGCGGCTTGTGATGGATGTTGCCATTTCAACAAAGCAACAGGATAATCCAAAATTGAAGGGCCATATTGAATTTTTCCGGCCCCAGCCAATCATATCTTCGAGCCGGGTGAGAAAAACAGACCGGTTAACAGCTTCTTCGTTTGATTTATTTACCTGATAGGAATCACTTAATGTGTAGTTCATTTGCGGTCCTGGTTTTCATTTTCATGTGCCTGAGAATTTTTTTGCCCTGCGGGCCAAAATCCAGTGATCCGATACCGATTTCATAAATGAGTACCGCAATCAGAATGCCAATAAACACAAGAATTCCAAGGTAGCCGGCAAGACCGAGCTCCCTGAATGAAACAGCCCACGCAAGAATGAACACTGCGTCGAGATCAAAAATGACGAAAAATATAGCGATGAGATAGAAATGCGATGAGAAACGGAGCCGTGCATTTCCTGTTGGCGGAATGCCGGATTCGTAGGGTTCAAATGTCTGTTTTTCCTTGTGTTTTTCGCCCAGCAACCATGAAAGGCCGATCATAATGAAAACTATAAGGAAAACAATCCCCGCATAAACAAGAAAAGGTTGAAATATAACGGGTTGGGATGATGGCATGGTTTCAGGCAACCGGTGTTTTAGATGCCGGTTGTTTCAGTAACACCCCAATAATAAAAAGGTTAAAAAAGAATGTGCTAATATGCTAATGTGGCAATGTGCCAATGTAGCAATGTGCGAACCGAACTGAAGTCCTGGTCAATTCATTAGCACATTAGCACATTATCACATTAGCACATTATCACATTAGCACATTAGCAAATTACATTAATATCCCGTCCACTTGCTGAAGTCGTACTTCTTAAAGGCATCACAGCGTGAGCAGAGGAGGATTTTGTCGCGTTCCCCCTTATCAAGCAGTTGCCTGAATTTCTGGTTGGGGTTGCCAAGCCATATTTCTTCAACGGTCTGGTGATTCACATCCCCTACAATTCCCCTGGCAAAGGCATCCCAGCAGCAAAGAACTGCCCTGCCGTCAACCATGAAAAACATTTCATTTTTAATCTTCGGACATGGCGCCCTGAAACAATCCGTCTGCCCGCTCCATGGCCAGTCGTACAACTGTGTAATGGTGGCCTCGTCAGCAAATTGTTTCCAGAAATTCACAAAATCTTCCTGCTCGCTTTTGGTAATATCCAGGTCGATCATTCTTACCTCAACATGGCATTTGCTGCCCAGGCGGTTCCTTTCTTTGATGAACTCCTGGACGTTGCTCACTATTTTGGTGAACTTGCCTCCCCGGCCGCTCTTTTTGAACGTCTCCTCGGTGAAACCGTCAATGCTGAACCGCACCCAGTCGATACCTGCCTGAAGGGCTGCAGATATGTCAAACTTGGGATGAAAATTGCCGTTTGAATTAAACTCAATTTTCGCCGTTTCGTCTTTCTTAATATACCGGATCACTTCGGGGATCCTGAGGTCAACGAAGGGTTCATTAATCATGAAAGGCCTGTAAATCACCGCTCTGCTGCGTGATTCATCAATAATTTTCTTCCAGATATGATCTTCCATGTAATCAGGTCCGCGTTCCATTTCTTTATGAGGACAGAAAACGCAATTGCTGTTACATACCACTGAAGTTTCGATCTGAATATATTTAGGAAAGGGTACCATATAATTTTTTTAATGTGTTCATTATAATATCGGTCGCGCCGATGTTGTTGTAAATGAGGTTTTTAGCCTTTTCTCCCATGGAGTTACGCAATAACCGGTCCTGTATAAGCAATAATGCCTTATCGTAAAATTCCTGTTCGTTATCAATGGTAAACGCAGCGCCGATCCTAAGCAATTCACCGGCTTCATATGAATTGAGATAGTTGGGGCCAAATATGACAGGCTGTTCGAACACAGCAGGTTCCATCACATTATGTATACCCTTGCCGAAACTGCCGCCAATATAGGCTATGCTCGTTTGCCTGTAAAGCCGGGCCAGCATTCCGATTGTGTTGAAAATGACAACCCGGGCGTCAGTTTTGCCGCTGGCGTAAAAAGATGTATACCGCTCTGTGGTTATTCCGGCTTCTTCAAAAACGGATTCAATATCGCGAAGATGGTTTTCCTGGAGTTCATGGGGTACAATGATCACCTGCAGGGTTGTAAACCGCTCGCAAAGCCTTACAAGCGCAGGCAGTACATGTTTTTCATCAGCAGGCCATGTGCTTCCTGCAATGAATATTACATCCTGTCGATCCCTGAAAACCGGAACATCTCCTTCATTTTCAGCTTTCACGCCCCGGTTGTACACGTGGTCATACCTTGTATCTCCCGCGATCGTGTATTTCGATTCATCAGGCACCATAACCTGGAAACGCCGTTTATCATCCTCTGATATCGGAAAAATGTGTGATATGCGATTGTAAACAAGCCTGTTAAATCCTTTTGATATTCCCTTGTCCCGTCCCGAATCAGCCGAAAGTGTGGCTGATGAAACCACCATGGGAATTTTGAGCAGTGAAGCGATCATCACGTGATTCGGCCATATATCAAATTTTGAAATGATCCAGAGTTCGGGTTTCAGCATTTTGAAAAGGCGCCTCGCTGCAAATACTGAATCAAGCGGAAGGTAAAACTTAAGATCCACCTGGGGCGGATTTTTGGCGAATTTATAACCCGATGGGGAATAGAAAGACACCATAATAAACAGCTGCGGATTTTCCGCTTTCATCTTCTCAATGATGGGAAGCGCCTGAAGCCATTCACCTGCCGATGTACAGTGGAACAGTATTCTTTTGCGGTTCCCGGCCCTTGTGATATCCATTGCAAGCTTGCGGAACTGGTTTCTGCGAGCCTTAAGTCCTTCTTTGATTTTGGCATTGAAAAGTGATCCGATCCAAAACCCGATGTAAATAAGGGGAACCACAATCAAGTTATACAATACCAACCAGATCAATGACATAGTCTGCAAGTTTAAGTTAAATAATTCAAAGCAGCATTAATCACTCTTTCAGAAGGAATATCATTCATGCATCTGAAATGCCCCCTGGGGCAATGATCTAATCCGTTATGCGTGCAAGGCCTGCATGAAACTTCCGTTTCAATTACGGTGCTTTTTTCAGGTACCGGGAAATAACCCAGTTCCCGGGTTGTAGGGCCGTAAATTCCTACAACCGGTATCTTCTGCGATTGAGCAAGGTGCAACAGACCACTGTCATTTGCAATCACCAGGTTACTCAACCCGAGCAGGGCGGCGGATTCTGAAAGTGACATGGTCCCTGCCATATTTACAACATCGTGTCCTGCCGAGATGGCAATTCTTTCACAAAGCTCCTTGTCTTCGGGCCCGCCATGCACAATTACAAAGGCTTTCTTATTATCAGCCAGGTACCGGGCTGTTTCAATGAAGCCTTCGGGCTTCCATTTCTTGTTAAAATAGGTAGCGCTAGGACAAATAATTACAAGAGGCCTTTTAAAATCAAAACCTGCTGAAACAAGCCTGTTCCTGACGGTTTCAATTTTTGCCGGATCTACGCTGATCTCGGTGCCTTTTCCGTCATAAGCGACTCCGAATGGCTTTACCGAATCAAAATACCGTTCATATACGGGTTTAATCCTGGCGTACAAGTTAATTTTGAACCATATCAGCAGGGTTCTTTTGAAGATCAGTTTCCTGTACGACGATATCCTCCGGACTCCTGAACCCATCCGTAAGTATCTTGATCTCCAGTTCTTATGAATGTCAATATATAAATCAAATTTCCTGCTTTTCAGAAGCGATTTGATATCCTTTAATCCTTTGACCCCGTCTTTCTTACTGAAGGTGATCAGTTCATCAATGTATGGACTCTGGGTTAACAGCTCTTCATACTGCTTCTTTATTATAAACGTAACATGGGAATTCGGGAAGGCGGTTTTCAGCGATCTGAGAAGTGGCGTGGTGAGAATGATATCACCAATAGAACTAAGCCTTACAACAAGTATTTTACCAAATTCTGCCAAGAGTGTAATTTCAAGAAGAGAGGCAAAAGTATAAATTTTCAGAACACCGGCAATGAATCACGTTTTATTCGCGAATTACTTTTACTTCACCGTTGACTCCCAGTTTAATAATACCAGAAGGCTTGCCCTGTTTCTTATCATCTTGCCTGTGCTTTACAACATAATCAACCTGACTCACAATCTCAGGGCCGATCTTTGAAAAATCCGCCGGCCAAGGCTTTCCGCTGATATTTGCAGAGGTGGATACAACGGGTCTTTTCAATGAACGCACAAGCTTCCGGCAAAATTCATCATGTGTGATCCGGATTCCTATGGAACCGTCTTCCGCCAGAAGGTTTTTGGCCAGTTGTTGAGCCCCGGGATAAATAATGGTGAGGGGTTTGTCAGTGACTTCAATAATATTCCAGGCAATATCAGGCACCTGTTCTACATATTCAGGTAGTTTATCAGGAGAATCAAGGATTACAAGCATGCTCTTTTCATCAGTTCGTTGCTTGATCGCATAGATCTTGCGAACAGCTTCTTCGTTTGTGGCATCGCAACCCAATCCCCAGATGGTGTCGGTAGGATAGAGTATGACGCCTCCTTTCTTCAGAAAATCAACAGCTGTTTTGATTTCTTCATCCATTCTGCAATACTTTTTTATAAACCTGCATGATGTTGGTGGTTACCTTATCCGAATCAAAATTTCTGGCCTGACGATATCCTTCAACAATCATCTTTTGCTGAAGATCACTGTCGTACAATACTTTTTTAATGGCAGCTGCCATTTCCTCCACATTGTTGGGGTCAACATACAGTGTGAATTCACCACCGACCTCTGTCATTGAACTGGCTTTTGATGTGATAACCGGTATTTTCGAATAAAGGGCCTCAAGTACCGGAATGCCGAATCCTTCAAATATCGAAGGATACACAAACAGGTCGGCAAGCTGGTAAATGCCCGGGAGATCCTGGTTCTGCACCACATCGCAGAAGATGATGTTGATGAGGCTGTGCCTTTCAATGAATTCAATGATCTTGTTCAGATATGGCGTAGGCTTTCCGATCACGACGAGCGGAATATCGATCTTACCATAGTGCAGGGCTTTGATAAGAGTCAGCAGGTTCTTTCTTTCTTCAATGGTTCCCACATACAGAATAAAGGACTTAGGCAGGAGGTACTTCATCCGCAAAATTTCTTTTTCAATAAGGGGAACTTCATTATTGAAAACCGGGTTGCACCCCTGGTAAACCACGTCGATTTTTTCGGGCGAAATGTGGAAGAATTCAACCACATCTTCTGCTGTCTGCTGACTTACTGCAATGATCCGGTCAGAAATGTCGCACGCATATTTGAATTTGCGCTCGTAAATGGTCCTGTCAATGAGCTTATACATGTGAGGCAATCGCAGGAAGATAAGATCATGGATGGTTACAACCGACAGAACCTGCTTTTTAGGGAAATTATAGG contains:
- a CDS encoding NADH-quinone oxidoreductase subunit A, which translates into the protein MPSSQPVIFQPFLVYAGIVFLIVFIMIGLSWLLGEKHKEKQTFEPYESGIPPTGNARLRFSSHFYLIAIFFVIFDLDAVFILAWAVSFRELGLAGYLGILVFIGILIAVLIYEIGIGSLDFGPQGKKILRHMKMKTRTANELHIK
- a CDS encoding glycosyltransferase N-terminal domain-containing protein translates to MSLIWLVLYNLIVVPLIYIGFWIGSLFNAKIKEGLKARRNQFRKLAMDITRAGNRKRILFHCTSAGEWLQALPIIEKMKAENPQLFIMVSFYSPSGYKFAKNPPQVDLKFYLPLDSVFAARRLFKMLKPELWIISKFDIWPNHVMIASLLKIPMVVSSATLSADSGRDKGISKGFNRLVYNRISHIFPISEDDKRRFQVMVPDESKYTIAGDTRYDHVYNRGVKAENEGDVPVFRDRQDVIFIAGSTWPADEKHVLPALVRLCERFTTLQVIIVPHELQENHLRDIESVFEEAGITTERYTSFYASGKTDARVVIFNTIGMLARLYRQTSIAYIGGSFGKGIHNVMEPAVFEQPVIFGPNYLNSYEAGELLRIGAAFTIDNEQEFYDKALLLIQDRLLRNSMGEKAKNLIYNNIGATDIIMNTLKKLYGTLS
- a CDS encoding L-threonylcarbamoyladenylate synthase; this encodes MDEEIKTAVDFLKKGGVILYPTDTIWGLGCDATNEEAVRKIYAIKQRTDEKSMLVILDSPDKLPEYVEQVPDIAWNIIEVTDKPLTIIYPGAQQLAKNLLAEDGSIGIRITHDEFCRKLVRSLKRPVVSTSANISGKPWPADFSKIGPEIVSQVDYVVKHRQDDKKQGKPSGIIKLGVNGEVKVIRE
- a CDS encoding glycosyltransferase family 9 protein, coding for MAEFGKILVVRLSSIGDIILTTPLLRSLKTAFPNSHVTFIIKKQYEELLTQSPYIDELITFSKKDGVKGLKDIKSLLKSRKFDLYIDIHKNWRSRYLRMGSGVRRISSYRKLIFKRTLLIWFKINLYARIKPVYERYFDSVKPFGVAYDGKGTEISVDPAKIETVRNRLVSAGFDFKRPLVIICPSATYFNKKWKPEGFIETARYLADNKKAFVIVHGGPEDKELCERIAISAGHDVVNMAGTMSLSESAALLGLSNLVIANDSGLLHLAQSQKIPVVGIYGPTTRELGYFPVPEKSTVIETEVSCRPCTHNGLDHCPRGHFRCMNDIPSERVINAALNYLT
- a CDS encoding radical SAM protein — encoded protein: MVPFPKYIQIETSVVCNSNCVFCPHKEMERGPDYMEDHIWKKIIDESRSRAVIYRPFMINEPFVDLRIPEVIRYIKKDETAKIEFNSNGNFHPKFDISAALQAGIDWVRFSIDGFTEETFKKSGRGGKFTKIVSNVQEFIKERNRLGSKCHVEVRMIDLDITKSEQEDFVNFWKQFADEATITQLYDWPWSGQTDCFRAPCPKIKNEMFFMVDGRAVLCCWDAFARGIVGDVNHQTVEEIWLGNPNQKFRQLLDKGERDKILLCSRCDAFKKYDFSKWTGY
- a CDS encoding glycosyltransferase family 1 protein, with the protein product MRIGFDAKRAFFNKSGLGSYSRNLIQGLTEFYPDNEYVLYSPGLNEELFDPHDPSIRIETPKKLTHRIFRSYWRSFAMSKQLPDDRIQIFHGLSHELPYNFPKKQVLSVVTIHDLIFLRLPHMYKLIDRTIYERKFKYACDISDRIIAVSQQTAEDVVEFFHISPEKIDVVYQGCNPVFNNEVPLIEKEILRMKYLLPKSFILYVGTIEERKNLLTLIKALHYGKIDIPLVVIGKPTPYLNKIIEFIERHSLINIIFCDVVQNQDLPGIYQLADLFVYPSIFEGFGIPVLEALYSKIPVITSKASSMTEVGGEFTLYVDPNNVEEMAAAIKKVLYDSDLQQKMIVEGYRQARNFDSDKVTTNIMQVYKKVLQNG